One window of the Bos indicus isolate NIAB-ARS_2022 breed Sahiwal x Tharparkar chromosome 15, NIAB-ARS_B.indTharparkar_mat_pri_1.0, whole genome shotgun sequence genome contains the following:
- the LOC109569625 gene encoding macrophage-expressed gene 1 protein, with the protein MNSFRGAFLIWAVATWAETDTSWGATDEPGFQNCKNALKLPVLPVLPGGGWDNLRNVDTGRVMELAYSHCRTTEDGQYIVPDEIFTIPQKQSNLEMNSKILESWVNYQSSTSNSINMELSLFSKVNGKFSLEFQRIKTLQVKDQAVTTQVQVRNLVYTVKINPDAELSLGFKKALMDISEQLENNQTRMATYLAELLVLNYGTHVITSVDAGAALIQEDHIRSSFLQDSQSSRSAVTASAGITFLNIVNFKFEENYTSQNAFTKSYLSNRTNSRVQSFGGLPFYPGITLQAWQQGVSNHLVAMDRAGLPLYFFINPERLPDLPGPLVRKLSKTVEAAVRRYYAVNTYPGCTDLSSPNFNFQANTDDGSCEGKMTNFSFGGVYQECTQFSGNEVVQLCQNLEQKNPLTGSVSCPSGYSPVQLLTQTHEEGYNHLECSRKCTLYIFCKTVCEDVFRVARAEFRAFWCAASGQVSENSGLLFGGLFSGKSINPLTNAQSCPAGYFQLKLFENLKVCASLDYELGYRFSIPFGGFFSCAAGNPLVDSATSKDLGAPSLRKCPGGFSQHLALISDGCQVSYCVKAGLFTGGSLPPVRLPPYTRPPLMSQVATNTVLVTNHETASSWIKDPQTHQWRLGEPLELRRAMRVVHGDGEGLSGGAAAGLTLGVTIALAGVVALAIYGARKSRKKGYQALQDEKQSLAAGAAVNGDALDQEQAQNPA; encoded by the coding sequence ATGAACAGCTTCAGGGGTGCCTTTCTAATCTGGGCAGTGGCAACATGGGCTGAAACGGACACATCTTGGGGAGCGACCGATGAGCCTGGGTTTCAAAATTGCAAGAATGCCTTAAAATTGCCCGTTCTGCCCGTCTTACCTGGAGGCGGCTGGGATAACCTGCGGAACGTGGACACGGGACGGGTGATGGAGTTGGCTTACAGCCACTGCAGGACCACGGAAGACGGGCAGTACATCGTCCCGGATGAGATCTTCACCATTCCCCAGAAGCAGAGCAACCTGGAGATGAACTCCAAAATCCTGGAGTCCTGGGTAAACTACCAGAGCAGCACCTCCAACTCCATCAACATGGAGCTCTCTCTTTTTTCCAAAGTCAACGGCAAGTTCTCCCTTGAGTTCCAGAGGATAAAGACGCTTCAGGTGAAGGATCAAGCTGTAACTACCCAGGTTCAGGTAAGAAACCTGGTCTACACGGTCAAAATCAACCCAGATGCAGAGCTAAGCTTGGGGTTTAAGAAGGCGCTCATGGACATCTCAGAGCAACTGGAGAACAACCAGACCCGGATGGCCACCTACTTGGCAGAACTCCTGGTCCTCAACTACGGTACCCATGTCATCACCAGCGTGGACGCAGGGGCCGCACTCATTCAGGAGGACCACATCAGGTCGTCCTTCCTGCAGGACAGCCAGAGCAGCCGCAGTGCCGTGACCGCGTCCGCTGGAATCACCTTCCTGAACATCGTGAACTTCAAATTTGAGGAGAACTACACCTCGCAGAATGCCTTCACCAAGAGCTACCTCTCAAACCGAACTAACTCCAGAGTTCAGAGCTTTGGAGGACTTCCATTTTACCCAGGCATCACCCTCCAGGCCTGGCAGCAGGGCGTCAGCAACCACCTGGTGGCCATGGACCGAGCTGGCCTGCCTCTGTATTTCTTCATCAACCCCGAACGACTGCCTGACCTGCCGGGACCCTTGGTGAGAAAGCTGTCGAAGACGGTGGAAGCTGCCGTGCGCAGGTATTATGCGGTCAACACCTACCCCGGCTGCACAGATCTCAGCTCCCCCAACTTCAACTTCCAAGCCAACACTGACGATGGCTCTTGCGAAGGGAAGATGACCAATTTCTCCTTCGGGGGAGTTTACCAGGAATGCACCCAGTTCTCAGGGAATGAGGTTGTCCAACTCTGCCAGAACCTGGAGCAGAAGAATCCTCTGACTGGCAGCGTGTCCTGCCCCTCTGGCTACTCCCCAGTCCAGCTGCTCACTCAGACCCACGAGGAGGGTTACAACCACCTGGAATGTTCCCGCAAGTGTACCCTCTACATCTTCTGCAAGACAGTGTGTGAAGACGTGTTTCGAGTAGCTAGGGCTGAATTCAGGGCTTTTTGGTGTGCAGCCAGTGGCCAAGTATCTGAAAACTCTGGGCTCCTTTTTGGTGGGCTCTTCAGTGGGAAGAGCATAAATCCTCTGACCAATGCCCAGTCGTGCCCAGCCGGCTATTTTCAACTGAAACTTTTTGAAAACCTTAAGGTATGTGCCTCTCTGGACTATGAGTTGGGATATAGATTTTCCATTCCCTTTGGTGGGTTCTTTAGCTGTGCGGCGGGGAACCCCTTGGTGGATTCTGCCACATCCAAAGATCTGGGGGCACCTTCTCTAAGAAAGTGTCCGGGGGGCTTTAGCCAACACCTAGCCCTCATCAGTGATGGGTGCCAAGTGTCTTACTGTGTCAAAGCCGGGCTTTTTACTGGAGggtctctgcctcctgtcagGCTCCCTCCTTACACCCGACCACCCCTCATGAGTCAAGTGGCCACCAACACTGTCCTGGTGACTAACCACGAGACGGCCAGCTCCTGGATTAAAGATCCCCAGACCCACCAGTGGAGGCTGGGGGAGCCCCTAGAGCTTCGCAGGGCCATGAGAGTCGTCCATGGAGACGGCGAGGGTCTGTCTGGAGGAGCAGCCGCGGGGCTCACCCTGGGGGTGACCATCGCCCTGGCAGGGGTCGTTGCCCTGGCCATCTATGGTGCCCGGAAGTCCAGGAAAAAGGGATACCAGGCCCTCCAGGATGAGAAGCAGAGTTTGGCTGCAGGCGCTGCTGTGAATGGAGATGCCCTTGACCAAGAGCAGGCACAGAACCCTGCCTAG